The proteins below are encoded in one region of Fimbriimonadaceae bacterium:
- a CDS encoding UDP-N-acetylmuramoyl-tripeptide--D-alanyl-D-alanine ligase: protein MRPVALGQFAGEVLGAVRNADPDLKFHGFAWDSRNVKPGDLFLAVQGAHHDGHDYVEAALLAGAVAALVERSVPGPSIQVESLFEALARFAAGRRDRFEGGVVGITGSNGKTTTKEMVAAALSSGGAVLKSPANHNTELTAPLVWAEVEGKAFVVAELAMRGFGQIAHLARFTRPTVGLVTGIGTAHIEMVGSREGILRAKSEMLEAMGADAVSVLPRDDDFYPELLTAAPGPVVTFGFSQEADVRIIGYRAESAEACEVLVDARGEAVAVRLPTVGRHQAANAAAALAVAGVCGVPYKSAAENLPFADLPPMRMERSERAGATVILDTYNASPDSTVAAITTFDEIPVAGRRLAVLGDMRELGEFTESGHRLVGRAIASSRLDHALLLGPSMRYAAEEAAQAGWPSGKLEWCESLDIDKGREVVGNLNKGDALLVKGSRALGLEQILTERAAHP, encoded by the coding sequence ATGAGACCCGTGGCTTTGGGCCAGTTTGCGGGTGAGGTCCTTGGCGCGGTACGGAACGCCGACCCTGACCTCAAGTTCCACGGCTTTGCTTGGGACAGTCGCAATGTGAAGCCTGGCGACCTCTTCCTCGCGGTCCAAGGGGCGCATCACGATGGCCACGACTATGTCGAGGCGGCCCTCCTGGCCGGCGCCGTGGCGGCCTTGGTGGAGAGGAGCGTTCCCGGGCCCTCCATCCAAGTCGAGAGCCTGTTCGAGGCTTTGGCGAGGTTCGCCGCGGGGCGGCGCGACCGCTTCGAGGGAGGGGTGGTCGGCATCACCGGAAGCAATGGAAAGACCACCACGAAGGAAATGGTCGCGGCCGCCCTCTCGAGCGGCGGCGCGGTCTTGAAAAGTCCTGCGAACCACAACACGGAGCTCACCGCCCCGCTCGTCTGGGCCGAAGTCGAGGGAAAGGCCTTCGTCGTCGCCGAGCTTGCGATGCGGGGTTTCGGCCAGATCGCGCATTTGGCCAGGTTCACGCGACCCACCGTCGGGCTCGTGACGGGCATTGGCACGGCGCACATCGAAATGGTCGGTTCGCGCGAAGGGATCTTGCGTGCGAAGTCGGAAATGCTGGAAGCGATGGGCGCGGACGCGGTGAGCGTCCTGCCTCGCGACGACGACTTCTACCCCGAGCTCCTGACAGCGGCGCCCGGCCCCGTCGTCACGTTCGGCTTCTCGCAAGAAGCGGACGTGCGCATCATCGGCTACCGCGCGGAATCGGCCGAGGCCTGCGAAGTGCTGGTCGACGCGCGGGGCGAGGCTGTGGCCGTGAGACTCCCAACTGTTGGCAGGCACCAAGCCGCGAATGCGGCGGCGGCACTGGCCGTCGCTGGTGTCTGCGGCGTTCCATATAAGTCTGCGGCTGAAAACTTACCATTTGCAGACCTGCCCCCGATGCGCATGGAGCGCTCGGAGAGGGCGGGGGCGACGGTGATCTTGGACACCTACAACGCGAGCCCCGACAGCACCGTTGCCGCGATCACGACCTTTGACGAGATCCCGGTGGCGGGTCGACGCCTGGCCGTGCTGGGCGACATGCGCGAGCTCGGCGAGTTCACCGAAAGTGGACACCGCCTCGTGGGGCGGGCGATCGCCTCCTCCCGTCTGGACCATGCGCTCCTGCTGGGCCCCTCGATGCGCTACGCGGCGGAGGAGGCGGCGCAAGCAGGATGGCCGTCCGGAAAGCTTGAGTGGTGCGAAAGCTTGGATATCGA
- a CDS encoding UDP-N-acetylmuramoyl-L-alanyl-D-glutamate--2,6-diaminopimelate ligase: MAVGPVLLSELLEKAGVRHSTSFGADPVIESIESDSRRVAHGSLFVCEPSANRDTHEFLDQAKEAGAVAAIVHSAEGWRRANGIGLAAVGIAPEGQAFHFAVGRICSAFYSETCRDLEVVGITGTNGKTSTAWIVRHALEAAGHRTAYLGTLGLAYGTQTTTLENTTPFPVELWKRIAEVAEAGCETLVMEASSHALYQRRLAGVSFSVGVFTNLSQDHLDFHGDMESYEAAKKLLFTEYAAASVKDFAAVLNISDEVAQRWIPDLPVPVFTYGSSEAMIALEGKDVAVDGLTLVSASGGEVRMRLGGNYNLENARAAVATLAALGYDVDEALPLLAEVPPVPGRFEAVPNDRGFGILVDYAHTPDALEALLRSVRELGPRRIVTVFGCGGDRDRNKRPKMARAASAHSDLTVVTSDNPRTEDPEAIIAEILPGIAPGKRVETYTDRAEAIRLAVHAAEPGDVVVIAGKGHEDYQIIGRQKFPMSDRQMALEALAMEPTKP; encoded by the coding sequence ATGGCGGTTGGCCCGGTTCTTCTCTCCGAACTCCTCGAGAAAGCGGGGGTCCGGCATTCGACTTCGTTCGGGGCCGACCCCGTCATCGAGTCCATCGAGTCAGACTCGCGCCGTGTGGCGCACGGATCGCTCTTCGTTTGCGAGCCAAGCGCGAACCGCGACACCCACGAGTTCCTGGACCAGGCGAAGGAGGCGGGGGCCGTCGCCGCCATCGTGCACTCTGCAGAGGGGTGGCGACGGGCGAACGGAATCGGACTCGCGGCGGTGGGGATCGCTCCCGAGGGCCAAGCCTTCCATTTCGCAGTTGGACGTATTTGTTCAGCTTTTTATAGCGAAACTTGCCGCGATCTTGAAGTCGTCGGGATCACGGGGACAAACGGCAAGACGTCGACGGCTTGGATCGTGCGCCACGCCTTGGAGGCGGCTGGGCACCGGACGGCCTACTTGGGCACGCTAGGGCTCGCTTATGGCACGCAGACCACGACCCTCGAGAACACGACCCCTTTTCCCGTCGAGCTCTGGAAACGGATCGCCGAGGTCGCCGAAGCGGGCTGCGAGACGCTAGTGATGGAGGCATCGAGTCACGCGCTTTACCAGCGTCGCCTCGCCGGAGTCTCGTTCAGCGTCGGCGTGTTCACGAACCTCTCGCAGGACCACCTCGATTTCCACGGCGACATGGAGTCGTACGAAGCGGCAAAGAAGTTGCTCTTCACTGAGTACGCGGCCGCATCTGTAAAAGATTTCGCCGCGGTCTTGAACATTTCGGACGAAGTGGCGCAACGTTGGATTCCAGATCTCCCGGTGCCCGTCTTTACCTATGGTTCTTCCGAGGCAATGATCGCGCTGGAGGGCAAGGACGTGGCCGTCGACGGCTTGACGCTGGTCTCGGCCTCTGGCGGCGAGGTGCGAATGCGGCTCGGCGGGAATTACAACTTGGAGAATGCTCGGGCGGCGGTGGCGACGCTCGCGGCGCTCGGCTACGACGTCGACGAGGCCCTTCCTCTGCTTGCCGAAGTGCCGCCGGTCCCGGGGCGGTTCGAGGCGGTTCCCAACGACCGCGGCTTCGGGATCCTGGTCGATTACGCGCACACCCCCGACGCCCTGGAAGCCTTGCTCCGATCCGTGCGTGAGCTCGGGCCCCGTCGGATCGTCACGGTCTTTGGCTGTGGCGGAGACCGTGACCGCAACAAGCGGCCCAAAATGGCGCGCGCCGCTTCGGCCCATTCCGACTTGACCGTCGTCACCAGCGACAACCCCCGGACGGAAGACCCGGAGGCGATTATTGCGGAGATCCTCCCAGGGATCGCGCCAGGTAAGCGAGTTGAAACCTATACAGACCGAGCTGAAGCGATTCGCCTTGCGGTGCACGCGGCAGAGCCTGGCGATGTGGTCGTCATTGCCGGGAAGGGCCACGAGGACTATCAGATCATCGGCCGCCAGAAGTTCCCAATGAGCGACCGACAGATGGCCCTGGAAGCCCTCGCGATGGAGCCGACCAAGCCATGA
- a CDS encoding penicillin-binding protein 2, which translates to MSTARKRDSFVAAALALGFGLTGYSQLRAQVLEQGDPAHKDKRAAPAAATIRRGPILSSDGKTLAESQAGYELGLNFGRVPQSAAFFSSLAGATGLATCDLARPTESGKGGRVWRDVFTPDQAYEIRQVKSDWGADGISLRPTTARAYPLAEAGAGVVGVLREGRGLCGIEASLDTLLSGSRLAKAGMNRHEAPSVELTIDSVLQVAAMEAVRRAVEENKAKAGCAVVIDPKTGDLLAIANWPSFDPDESWKPGADFNMATMGAYEPGSTFKTLVLATALDHGTVHLGDTITCVGSVAVGKRAVHCVAHNGSRAHGRVDLEAAIAKSCNVAASQWALGVGREDMLKFMNALGLFDPLEIGMPGRRAGSYVRDEYAQRLQCANFGIGQAFTAVPVNLAAAYASLGNDGVLMRPRLIKKADGKEVGLSSRGQVVQPETAHEVLHLMASVIEKDFGTGRDLRLPGYELAGKTGTAQKIGTSNGDYVANFVGFVPAQSPRAAVLVMIDSPSAGQYYGGVVAGPVFLDIAKAVVRRLRIPPAAGR; encoded by the coding sequence TTGAGCACGGCGCGCAAGCGGGACTCCTTCGTGGCGGCGGCGCTGGCCCTCGGCTTCGGCCTGACCGGCTACAGCCAGCTCCGCGCCCAGGTTCTGGAGCAGGGCGACCCCGCTCACAAGGACAAGAGAGCCGCCCCGGCCGCCGCTACCATTCGGCGCGGCCCCATCCTCAGCAGCGACGGCAAGACCCTCGCGGAAAGCCAGGCCGGCTATGAACTCGGCCTGAACTTCGGCCGCGTTCCCCAGAGCGCGGCCTTCTTTAGCTCGCTGGCGGGGGCGACCGGCCTCGCGACCTGCGACCTTGCCCGCCCCACCGAGTCGGGCAAGGGAGGCCGCGTATGGCGAGACGTCTTCACTCCGGACCAAGCGTATGAGATCAGACAGGTGAAATCGGATTGGGGGGCCGACGGGATCTCGCTCCGCCCGACCACTGCGCGCGCCTATCCGCTGGCAGAAGCGGGCGCAGGCGTCGTCGGCGTCTTGCGGGAGGGCCGGGGCCTCTGCGGCATCGAGGCCTCGCTCGACACGTTACTTTCCGGTTCGCGGCTGGCAAAAGCGGGCATGAACCGGCACGAGGCGCCCAGCGTCGAACTAACGATCGACTCCGTGCTTCAGGTGGCCGCGATGGAAGCCGTGCGCCGTGCGGTCGAGGAGAACAAGGCGAAGGCGGGGTGCGCCGTCGTGATCGACCCCAAGACGGGCGACCTGCTCGCCATCGCCAACTGGCCGAGCTTCGACCCGGACGAATCTTGGAAGCCCGGCGCCGACTTCAACATGGCGACAATGGGCGCCTACGAGCCGGGCTCGACGTTCAAGACGCTGGTTTTGGCCACCGCCCTGGATCACGGCACCGTGCACCTGGGCGACACGATCACCTGTGTGGGTTCTGTCGCGGTCGGGAAACGAGCGGTGCACTGCGTGGCCCACAACGGAAGCCGCGCCCATGGTCGGGTCGACCTGGAAGCGGCGATCGCCAAGAGCTGCAACGTGGCCGCATCCCAATGGGCACTCGGCGTGGGCCGCGAGGACATGCTGAAGTTTATGAACGCGCTCGGGCTGTTCGACCCGCTCGAGATCGGGATGCCCGGCCGCCGGGCCGGCTCCTATGTGAGGGACGAGTACGCGCAAAGGCTCCAGTGCGCCAACTTTGGGATCGGACAGGCGTTCACGGCCGTGCCCGTGAACCTGGCGGCCGCCTACGCGAGCCTCGGGAACGACGGCGTGCTGATGCGCCCCCGCCTCATCAAGAAAGCTGACGGGAAAGAGGTGGGACTCAGCTCGCGGGGGCAAGTGGTCCAGCCGGAGACGGCCCATGAAGTCTTGCACTTGATGGCCTCGGTCATTGAAAAGGACTTTGGCACGGGCCGCGACCTGCGCCTCCCCGGCTATGAGTTGGCGGGCAAAACGGGGACCGCCCAAAAGATTGGGACCTCCAATGGCGACTACGTTGCGAACTTTGTCGGCTTTGTTCCGGCGCAGTCGCCGCGTGCCGCCGTCCTGGTCATGATCGATTCGCCCTCTGCCGGGCAGTACTATGGCGGGGTAGTGGCGGGGCCGGTGTTCCTCGATATCGCGAAAGCGGTCGTGCGGCGCCTTCGGATTCCGCCCGCTGCAGGGCGGTAG
- the rsmH gene encoding 16S rRNA (cytosine(1402)-N(4))-methyltransferase RsmH, whose product MKPGHTPVMMEEVLEVLPLAPGATVVDGTVGLAGHALEMARRIAPGGLIVAMDWDKEMLERARARLAEVPDVQVFTAHADYRELPAVLAAACLEHHRKAQADAVLLDLGLNNAQIEDPSRGISFQQEGPLDMRMDRSRGESAAAWLNRASASEIENVIFAHGDERWAKKIALRILERRPLKTTQDLVDCVLAAIPPARREKRLHPATRTFQAVRIHVNQELDELGDSIEETARILRKGGVLCVLSYHSGEDRAVKHAFRALAKEEGFEELDRKPRTPSPAEVAANPKSRSAKMRTLRRVN is encoded by the coding sequence ATGAAGCCGGGCCACACGCCGGTGATGATGGAAGAGGTTTTAGAGGTTTTGCCCCTGGCGCCGGGCGCGACCGTCGTGGACGGGACCGTCGGGCTCGCGGGGCACGCACTGGAAATGGCGCGAAGGATCGCGCCGGGAGGACTGATCGTGGCTATGGACTGGGACAAGGAAATGTTGGAAAGGGCCCGCGCGCGTCTGGCCGAAGTGCCGGACGTGCAAGTTTTCACCGCCCATGCGGACTACCGGGAGCTTCCGGCCGTGCTGGCCGCGGCCTGCCTGGAGCACCACCGGAAGGCGCAGGCGGACGCCGTGCTGCTCGACCTGGGGCTGAACAACGCCCAGATCGAAGACCCTTCGCGCGGGATCAGCTTCCAGCAAGAAGGGCCGCTCGACATGCGCATGGACCGCTCGCGGGGAGAGTCCGCCGCGGCCTGGCTCAACCGCGCCAGCGCCTCGGAGATCGAGAACGTGATCTTTGCCCATGGCGACGAGCGCTGGGCCAAGAAGATCGCGCTCCGCATCCTGGAGCGCCGCCCCCTCAAGACCACGCAGGACTTAGTCGACTGCGTCTTGGCGGCGATCCCGCCCGCGCGGCGCGAAAAGAGGCTGCACCCGGCGACGCGCACTTTTCAGGCGGTCCGCATCCACGTCAACCAGGAGCTCGACGAACTCGGCGACTCGATCGAAGAGACGGCGCGCATCCTGCGGAAGGGCGGGGTGCTGTGCGTCCTGAGCTACCACTCGGGCGAAGACCGGGCCGTAAAACACGCCTTCCGCGCCCTGGCCAAAGAAGAGGGGTTTGAAGAGCTCGACCGCAAGCCGCGCACGCCGTCTCCGGCCGAGGTCGCCGCGAACCCGAAAAGCCGGAGCGCGAAGATGCGCACCCTGAGGAGGGTCAATTGA
- the mscL gene encoding large conductance mechanosensitive channel protein MscL: MWKEFKDFIAKGNAMDLAVGVIIGAAFQKIVDSVITDLIMPPVGLVTGGADFSRQFAVLKEGSPAGPYASLQAARDAGANVLAYGSFITATIQFLILALVVFFIVKGVNSLRGPKAEEPEAPPPADVALLEEIRDLLKARGA, translated from the coding sequence ATGTGGAAAGAATTTAAGGACTTTATTGCCAAGGGAAACGCGATGGATCTCGCCGTCGGCGTCATCATCGGTGCCGCGTTCCAAAAGATCGTGGACTCCGTTATCACGGACCTGATCATGCCGCCCGTCGGCCTGGTCACGGGCGGGGCCGACTTCAGCCGCCAGTTCGCGGTCCTGAAGGAGGGCAGTCCAGCGGGGCCTTATGCGAGCCTGCAGGCCGCCCGTGACGCGGGGGCGAACGTTCTCGCCTACGGAAGTTTCATAACGGCCACGATCCAGTTCCTGATCCTGGCCCTGGTCGTCTTCTTCATCGTGAAGGGCGTGAACAGCCTGCGCGGGCCCAAGGCGGAAGAGCCAGAGGCTCCCCCGCCTGCAGACGTCGCGCTCCTTGAGGAGATCCGCGACCTGCTCAAAGCCCGCGGGGCCTAG
- a CDS encoding YHS domain-containing protein → MLTSLLFAVAALAPAGDTLYCPIMMEAAPAMAKAKAVEYAGLYVAFCCGGCDATFSKDPEAHLKKAESSDKPVAMGWFDPITGQRIDGEKAKGQTVYKGVRYYFATDEGLKKFKASPATYAARPAKQSLNCPKSGELIASYSEAAGYRDYKGVRYYICCASCFKSLEKSMGEAVAKNPGQPAAPKAMAYKPH, encoded by the coding sequence ATGCTCACTTCGCTGCTCTTTGCGGTCGCGGCGCTCGCTCCGGCGGGCGACACGCTTTACTGCCCGATCATGATGGAGGCCGCCCCCGCTATGGCCAAGGCAAAGGCGGTCGAGTATGCGGGTCTTTACGTCGCCTTCTGCTGCGGCGGTTGCGACGCCACCTTCAGCAAGGATCCGGAAGCCCATCTGAAGAAGGCCGAAAGTTCGGACAAGCCCGTCGCCATGGGCTGGTTCGACCCGATCACCGGCCAGCGGATCGACGGTGAGAAGGCCAAGGGCCAGACCGTTTACAAGGGCGTCCGCTACTACTTCGCAACGGACGAGGGCTTGAAGAAGTTCAAGGCGTCGCCCGCGACCTATGCGGCGCGCCCCGCCAAGCAGAGCCTGAACTGTCCGAAGTCAGGCGAGCTGATCGCTTCCTACAGCGAGGCGGCCGGATACCGCGACTATAAAGGCGTGCGCTACTACATCTGCTGCGCGAGCTGCTTCAAGTCGCTTGAGAAATCGATGGGCGAAGCCGTCGCAAAGAACCCTGGCCAACCCGCCGCGCCCAAGGCGATGGCCTACAAACCGCACTAA
- the rfbD gene encoding dTDP-4-dehydrorhamnose reductase, translating to MADQETLDLNLEPEPTPEPKAGPKRVLVLGGSGMLGQEVVREFASRGWTVASPNHIDLDVLYRPHLEALVKGIYGDYDWLVNCTGYTAVDKAEQETMAAFQLNAVTPGALAFAAKERGWRMLHVSTDYVFDGEKGSPYTEDDAPNPLQVYGKSKREGEQNCLEALPGCVVARTAWLFGQGGPSFPAKMIELWQAGGPLRVVDDQTGTPTYAPDLSAIFAEIVARDLEGGVVHAAGPDVMSWHHFARLTLEAYEAAGEGRAVEVEAVTTAEMPRPARRPRNSALACQKLESLGIGPMRPISEALQHFVGVRKQGAEAPRPGDLA from the coding sequence ATGGCCGACCAGGAAACCCTCGACCTGAACCTTGAGCCGGAACCGACGCCCGAGCCCAAGGCCGGGCCGAAGCGCGTCCTGGTGCTTGGCGGAAGCGGGATGCTCGGCCAAGAAGTCGTGCGGGAGTTCGCCTCGCGGGGTTGGACGGTCGCCTCGCCGAACCACATCGACCTGGACGTCCTGTACCGGCCGCACCTGGAGGCGCTCGTGAAGGGCATCTACGGCGATTACGACTGGCTCGTGAATTGCACGGGCTATACGGCGGTCGACAAGGCCGAGCAGGAGACGATGGCCGCCTTCCAGTTGAACGCGGTCACCCCGGGGGCGCTCGCCTTCGCCGCCAAGGAGCGGGGATGGCGGATGCTGCACGTCTCCACCGACTATGTCTTCGACGGCGAAAAGGGGAGCCCTTACACCGAGGACGACGCCCCAAACCCCCTTCAGGTCTACGGCAAGTCGAAACGGGAGGGCGAGCAGAACTGCCTGGAGGCGCTGCCCGGTTGCGTGGTCGCGAGGACCGCTTGGCTTTTTGGGCAAGGGGGACCGAGCTTTCCGGCAAAGATGATCGAGCTTTGGCAGGCGGGCGGGCCTCTCCGGGTGGTGGACGACCAGACCGGCACGCCGACTTACGCGCCCGACCTTTCAGCGATCTTTGCCGAGATCGTCGCCCGCGACCTGGAGGGAGGCGTCGTCCACGCGGCGGGGCCAGACGTGATGTCGTGGCACCACTTCGCCCGCCTCACCCTGGAAGCGTATGAGGCGGCGGGTGAGGGCAGGGCCGTCGAGGTCGAGGCAGTCACCACGGCCGAGATGCCGCGCCCGGCCCGGCGGCCCCGTAACTCCGCGCTCGCGTGCCAGAAGCTCGAGAGCCTCGGGATCGGGCCGATGCGGCCGATCTCCGAGGCTCTCCAGCACTTCGTCGGGGTTCGCAAGCAGGGGGCCGAAGCACCCCGTCCCGGCGACCTTGCTTAG
- a CDS encoding RidA family protein has translation MTREVISTPDAPAAIGPYSQAISSEGRLLFMSGQIPLKPDGSLVQGDVREQTQQVVANMRALLAAAGLGPANLVKTTIFLSSMDHFATVNEVYGGLFEGNPPARSTVAVAGLPKGVDVEIEGIAVY, from the coding sequence GTGACGCGCGAAGTGATCTCGACTCCCGACGCCCCTGCCGCGATCGGCCCCTATAGCCAGGCCATCTCGAGTGAGGGCCGCCTCCTCTTTATGAGCGGGCAGATCCCGTTAAAGCCGGACGGGTCTCTTGTGCAAGGGGACGTTAGGGAGCAGACCCAGCAGGTGGTGGCGAACATGCGCGCGCTCCTCGCCGCGGCGGGCCTCGGCCCCGCCAACCTCGTGAAGACCACGATTTTCCTCTCCTCGATGGACCACTTCGCGACCGTGAACGAGGTCTATGGGGGTCTCTTCGAAGGAAACCCGCCGGCCCGCTCGACCGTGGCGGTGGCGGGCTTGCCCAAGGGCGTCGACGTCGAGATCGAAGGCATCGCCGTCTATTAG
- a CDS encoding flagellar hook protein FlgE — MLAGVASIKAQQTRMNIIGNNLANVNTTAYKGSRVTFQDMLAQTIRGASRPTSGLGGTNPVQFGLGVLVAGTDVSNEQGSLNATNRPTDFAIQGNGFFVVSNGDRLAYSRDGAFDLDANGDIVHRATGERMMGWTADQATGDIDTNAPIGPASALRIPIGARTAVQVTTQVDLAGNLDSRVFTQAGAQSTQLTMRVFDTLGTEHLLTLTLTESSSNPNEWDWTVAGSNGTTVSGSGTLTFDPSSGTMLTGSPGAITVSPPSGSGVPNFNIDLNFSEVYQRASDMQVQMSSQNGFAPGSLSAFSLGPNGVITGLYTNGLTRPLGQISMAIFPNANGLERTGSNLWRNTDNSGIPVIGTPSSGGRGSVNAGFLEQSNVDIGNEFTDLIVTQRGFQANTRVVTTVDEMLQDLINMKR; from the coding sequence ATGCTTGCTGGCGTCGCCAGCATTAAAGCGCAACAAACGCGCATGAACATCATTGGCAATAACCTTGCCAACGTCAACACGACCGCCTACAAGGGCAGCCGGGTCACGTTCCAAGACATGCTCGCCCAGACCATCCGAGGCGCCTCGCGGCCCACGAGCGGTCTCGGCGGTACCAACCCCGTCCAGTTCGGCCTCGGCGTCTTGGTCGCCGGCACGGACGTCAGCAACGAGCAAGGCTCCTTGAACGCGACGAACCGACCGACCGACTTCGCCATCCAGGGCAACGGCTTCTTCGTCGTCTCGAACGGCGACCGTCTCGCCTATTCGAGGGACGGTGCCTTTGACCTCGACGCGAACGGCGACATCGTGCACCGGGCCACCGGCGAGCGCATGATGGGCTGGACCGCAGACCAGGCGACGGGCGACATCGACACGAACGCGCCGATCGGCCCCGCTTCCGCGCTCCGCATCCCGATCGGTGCGCGCACTGCCGTCCAGGTGACGACCCAGGTCGACCTTGCGGGCAACCTGGACTCCCGCGTTTTCACCCAGGCTGGTGCGCAGTCCACCCAGCTCACGATGCGCGTTTTCGACACGCTCGGCACAGAGCACCTCTTGACGCTTACCCTGACGGAGTCGAGCTCCAACCCCAACGAGTGGGACTGGACGGTCGCGGGCTCGAACGGCACCACCGTCAGCGGATCGGGGACCCTCACGTTTGACCCCTCGAGCGGCACGATGCTGACCGGCAGCCCGGGCGCCATCACGGTCTCTCCGCCTTCTGGTTCCGGTGTCCCGAACTTCAACATCGACCTGAACTTCAGCGAGGTCTATCAGCGCGCCTCGGACATGCAAGTCCAGATGAGCAGTCAGAACGGCTTTGCGCCTGGCTCGCTCTCAGCGTTCTCGCTCGGCCCGAACGGGGTCATCACGGGCCTTTACACGAACGGCTTGACGCGGCCGCTCGGCCAGATCTCCATGGCGATCTTCCCGAACGCGAACGGCCTCGAGCGGACGGGCAGCAACCTCTGGCGCAACACCGACAACTCCGGCATTCCCGTAATCGGGACCCCGAGCTCGGGCGGCCGCGGGTCGGTCAACGCGGGCTTCTTGGAGCAGTCGAACGTGGACATCGGTAACGAGTTCACGGACCTCATCGTCACCCAGCGCGGGTTCCAGGCGAACACTCGCGTGGTCACGACGGTCGACGAAATGCTGCAAGACCTGATCAATATGAAGCGCTAA